A DNA window from Patescibacteria group bacterium contains the following coding sequences:
- the dnaN gene encoding DNA polymerase III subunit beta, with the protein MKVILLQSNIAKVLGATSRIVGARTTLPVLSNIHIKAEKGKIKFSATDLEVGVTTQTIGKVEEEGEITLPARLLSDFVLNNKDESIEIITTGTAAELKSSHFEAKIQGIAAEEFPTIPEAPKTEPVVINKNLFIESLKKVAVAPATDETRPVLAGIYFSVKEDELILAATDSYRLAEKKIKLAAKFAQHHMIIPGRTMTEVLRILASTEHAEEVKILSSDSQVSFLIGDTHITSRLIEGTYPNYQAIIPNSSKIKATVKLAELASAVKMSSLFAKDTANNNIKVVVGEKGISILSAASQAGSARSEIEAEVSGGVLEISFNARYILDFLAVAGDDQIVLGFNDNASAGVFKGKKDEDYTYIIMPLKLES; encoded by the coding sequence ATGAAAGTGATACTTTTGCAATCAAACATCGCTAAAGTATTGGGAGCGACCAGCCGGATAGTTGGCGCCAGGACGACATTGCCAGTCTTGTCCAATATCCACATCAAAGCCGAAAAGGGAAAAATAAAATTCTCGGCGACCGATTTGGAAGTTGGCGTCACCACCCAGACTATTGGGAAGGTTGAAGAGGAAGGGGAGATTACTCTTCCCGCAAGGCTTCTCTCTGACTTTGTCTTGAATAATAAGGATGAATCCATTGAGATTATCACCACCGGGACGGCCGCAGAGCTCAAGTCTAGCCATTTTGAGGCCAAGATCCAAGGTATTGCCGCCGAAGAGTTCCCAACTATTCCTGAGGCTCCTAAGACCGAACCAGTAGTTATTAACAAAAACCTTTTTATCGAATCGCTGAAGAAAGTAGCAGTTGCCCCAGCTACCGACGAGACGCGCCCAGTCCTGGCCGGTATTTATTTCTCCGTCAAGGAAGATGAATTAATATTAGCCGCCACTGATTCTTATCGACTGGCCGAGAAGAAGATCAAACTAGCCGCCAAGTTTGCACAGCACCACATGATTATCCCTGGCCGGACCATGACTGAAGTTCTCAGAATTTTGGCTTCGACCGAGCACGCCGAAGAGGTTAAGATATTATCTTCTGACAGCCAAGTCTCGTTCCTAATCGGTGATACCCACATCACCTCACGTTTGATCGAGGGTACGTATCCAAATTATCAGGCTATCATCCCCAATAGTTCCAAGATCAAGGCCACTGTCAAATTAGCCGAATTGGCTTCGGCCGTGAAAATGTCCTCTCTTTTTGCCAAGGATACGGCCAACAATAATATCAAGGTTGTAGTCGGCGAGAAGGGAATTTCTATTCTGTCGGCAGCCTCACAGGCTGGCTCTGCCAGGTCGGAGATTGAGGCTGAAGTCAGCGGCGGCGTTCTCGAGATCTCATTTAACGCACGCTATATTCTAGATTTCCTCGCTGTAGCCGGGGATGACCAAATCGTCTTGGGATTCAACGACAATGCGTCGGCTGGAGTCTTCAAGGGTAAAAAGGATGAGGATTACACCTACATCATCATGCCGCTCAAGCTAGAATCCTAA
- the recF gene encoding DNA replication and repair protein RecF (All proteins in this family for which functions are known are DNA-binding proteins that assist the filamentation of RecA onto DNA for the initiation of recombination or recombinational repair.), with protein MLTTIELENFRNHKDFRLELSPVTAIIGKNGVGKSNILEAIYLVSACRSFREDDRRNLVMIGNDFARIKADELEIFIQNAPTFLLRAKENGAFRKQSDFIGTKKSVIFSPEMILLINGSPRLRRRFLDIMISQSERHYLKEVMAFEKVRAERNSLLQKIFEHRAQTDELDFWNKEFISLGQSIVEARLLAIKKLNKRLSSLYRSVSGNPKDKLQIEYENSAPEGLEEAIKQNIWREIRSKRSLFGPHRDDLVFNLNDKPMASFASRGECRSAILALKIAELEFLTDENDKPMLLLDDLFSEFDLDRRSHLSKLIENYQTVLTTTDSSYLVDIKECKVVEL; from the coding sequence ATGCTAACAACAATCGAACTCGAAAATTTCCGTAATCACAAAGATTTTCGGCTTGAGCTCTCCCCAGTCACTGCCATAATCGGCAAAAACGGAGTTGGGAAGAGCAACATATTGGAGGCGATTTATCTCGTTTCTGCTTGCCGTTCTTTTCGCGAAGATGACAGGAGAAACCTAGTCATGATCGGCAATGATTTTGCCAGGATCAAAGCAGATGAGCTCGAAATCTTCATCCAGAACGCACCAACCTTTTTGCTTCGAGCCAAGGAAAACGGCGCTTTTCGCAAGCAATCCGACTTCATCGGGACCAAAAAAAGCGTTATTTTCTCACCAGAAATGATACTGCTAATCAACGGCTCTCCACGGTTGCGCCGCCGCTTCCTGGACATTATGATCAGCCAATCTGAAAGGCATTATCTCAAAGAAGTGATGGCCTTCGAAAAAGTCCGAGCTGAGAGAAATTCTCTCCTCCAGAAGATCTTCGAGCATCGCGCCCAGACGGACGAACTAGATTTTTGGAACAAAGAATTTATCTCTCTCGGCCAGTCTATTGTCGAGGCGCGTCTTCTCGCTATCAAAAAGCTAAACAAAAGGCTAAGCTCCCTCTACCGCTCTGTCTCCGGCAATCCAAAGGACAAATTACAAATCGAATACGAAAATTCTGCCCCCGAGGGGTTAGAAGAAGCGATCAAGCAAAATATCTGGCGGGAGATTAGATCAAAGCGCTCGCTCTTCGGCCCGCATCGCGATGATCTCGTGTTCAATTTGAACGATAAGCCGATGGCTAGCTTTGCTTCGCGTGGAGAGTGTCGTTCGGCTATATTGGCTCTCAAAATCGCTGAGCTGGAGTTCTTGACTGACGAGAACGACAAACCGATGCTACTTTTGGACGATCTTTTCTCCGAATTTGATCTTGATCGCAGAAGCCACCTCTCGAAACTAATTGAAAATTATCAGACCGTGCTGACGACGACTGATAGTTCATATCTAGTTGATATCAAAGAGTGCAAAGTGGTCGAGCTCTGA
- a CDS encoding DciA family protein — translation MGFIISLTYPLLAGRSLGEGWPLCHSFCYNLFMDNLKNILNRSLAKRGLKKTLEGPLVCFYCAEWPGQPFTPVSYANGVLKVSVASSPAAAELQMVESELKEFLNKKTAKQTVRQIRIVVSNRSD, via the coding sequence ATGGGGTTTATAATAAGCCTCACCTACCCTCTGCTTGCCGGCCGTAGCCTTGGCGAAGGCTGGCCACTCTGCCACTCGTTCTGTTACAATCTATTCATGGATAACCTGAAGAATATATTGAACCGTTCTCTTGCCAAAAGAGGCCTCAAGAAGACGCTAGAAGGCCCCTTGGTTTGCTTTTATTGCGCCGAATGGCCAGGACAGCCCTTCACTCCAGTTTCCTACGCCAACGGCGTTCTGAAGGTCTCAGTCGCTTCTTCCCCCGCCGCCGCTGAATTACAGATGGTCGAGTCAGAACTCAAAGAATTTTTGAACAAAAAAACCGCCAAGCAGACGGTCAGGCAGATTAGAATCGTAGTTTCGAATAGGTCTGATTAG